The proteins below are encoded in one region of Sulfolobus sp. A20:
- a CDS encoding 50S ribosomal protein L30e, with translation MSEQQVTLEGEIKNLIKTGKIVFGSRKVLKYTKIGKLKMIIIASTLRGDLKEDIKHYAKISNIPLYEYNGSGWDLGTVCGKPFMISAIGIIEEGDSRILELSKKG, from the coding sequence GTGTCAGAGCAACAAGTTACCCTTGAAGGAGAAATTAAAAATTTAATAAAAACAGGAAAAATAGTCTTTGGGTCTAGAAAAGTTTTAAAATATACTAAAATAGGCAAATTAAAGATGATTATAATAGCTTCTACATTGAGAGGAGATTTAAAAGAAGACATAAAGCATTATGCGAAAATTTCAAATATTCCATTATATGAGTATAACGGAAGTGGATGGGATCTGGGCACTGTGTGTGGAAAACCATTTATGATTTCGGCTATAGGTATAATTGAAGAGGGGGACTCTAGAATTTTAGAGCTTTCAAAGAAGGGGTGA